A stretch of DNA from Mycobacterium senriense:
CTCGTCGCCGCGGGGGAAATCGACCTGAGCAATATCGATGCGTTCAATCTTGCGTTGGCCAGCGCCGCGACCGAGGCCAGCGGCGGCGACAGGGCGTTGCTCGTCGACCTCAGCGCGGTGGAGTACCTGGACAGCGCCGCCATCAACACTCTGGCCGCCAATGCCGATCGGATCGAGCTCGTCGCGCACCCCATCCTGATGTCCGTCCTCAGGATCAGTGGCCTCACCGAACTGACGACCGTCGAAGCGGCACCACCGCCAGCGGGCGGCGCCGCGCCAAAAACATCAACTTCCGAATGATCTTGCGGCACAGCGTAATCTCGGCCGCCCTTGGCCGAGGTCCGCGCCGCATGCCACGATGGCGTAATGGCTGACGACGCGCTGAGCTCGGAGCGGGAGTTCAACGAACAGAACATCGAAGAGTTTCGCCGCAATGGCGGCAAGGTGGGCGGGCAATTCGAGGGTTTTCCGCTGCTGCTTTTGACGTCGACCGGTGCGCGAAGCGGCGCCCAGCGGGTCAACCCGGTCGCGTACTTCGATATCGACGACAAGATCTACGTCGTCGGCTCCGCGGCGGGCCGGGACAACAATCCGGCGTGGGTGCACAACATTCGGGCCAACCCCCGGGTGTCGATCGAGATTGGCTCGGAGCCCGCTAAGCCCGCTACTGCACGCGAATTACCGCGCGACGAAAGGGATTCGATCTATCCGGTGGTGGTCGAGCGCGCCCCCGGGTTCAGCGAATACCAGCAGCGCACCGATCGGCTCATCCCGGTCTTCGAATTGGTGACCGACTGAAGACACGGCCGGGTGGACCCGGGCGTCCCGGACCACACTAGAAATCACGTCTGGCTGCGGCAGCGCGACCCGCGGATGGCGAACTGGCTGGTCGGCGGGGCGTGGGAACTCCACGTGTCCGCCGGTCGTTATACCGGCTAAGTAACCTGTGATTCCGAGGGAGACAACAGCCGCATGCCACGCACAGACAACGACACCTGGGATTTGGCGACCAGTGTGGGCGCGACCGCGACGATGGTCGCAGCCGCGCGAGCCATCGCGACCAACGCTGACAACCCGCTGATCGAAGACCGCTTCGCCGAGCCGCTGGTTCGCGCCGTCGGGGTGAACTTCTTCACTCGCTGGGTCTCCGGTGACCTGGTGGCCGCCGACGTCGACGACCACGAGTCGGGCTGGAAGCTCGAACACATGCCCGCCGCGATGGCCGCGCGGACCCGATTCTTCGACTCGTTCTTCCAGGCCGCGACGCAGGACGGGATCCGGCAGGCCGTGATTTTGGCATCGGGCCTCGACGCGCGCGCCTACCGGTTGGCGTGGCCGGCCGACATGACCGTGTTCGAGATCGACCAGCCGCAGGTGATCGAATTCAAGGCCGCCACGCTGGTCCAGCTGGGCGCCGCCCCGCAGGCCGAGCTGCGCACGGTCGCGGTCGACTTGCGCAATGACTGGCCAAAGGCGTTGGTAGAAGCCGGCTTTGAGAAGAGTCGCCCGACCGCATGGATCGCGGAGGGGCTCTTCGGGTACCTGCCGCCGGAGGCACAAGATCGCCTGCTGGACAACATCACCGCACTCAGCGCTGACGGCAGTCGGCTGGCGTGCGAAGCTATTCCGGACATGTCGGAGGTAGACACGGAGAAAGCCCAGGAGATGATGCAACGGGCCACCGCGAAATGGCGTGAGCATGGCTTCGACCTGGAATTCGGCGAGCTCGGCTACCAGGGCGAGCGCAATGACGTCGCCGCCTATCTGGACAACCTGGGATGGCAGTCGGACGGCACCCGGATGGCCGAGCTGTTGGCCGACTCCGGTGTCGATGCGATCCCGCAGACCAACGACTCGGTGTCGGTGGCCGACACCATCTACTACAGCTCGGTGCTGAGCAAATGACGGCACCGCAGCGGCGGGGGCTCAACGAGGCGGTCACGCGGATGTGGAGCTTCCTCGCGCCGGCATACGATCTGCCCTTCCTGCAGCGGTGGGTGTACCGACCTCCGCACAACGAGGTGATCGCCCAGCTGCGCAACCACGGTGCGCGCAAGATTGCCGATATCGCTTGCGGCACCGGCATTTTGAGCGACCGGATCCAGCGTGAACTGCAGCCCGACGAGATCTATGGCGTCGACATGTCCGACGGCATGCTCGGTCAGGCTCGTGCCAGGTCGGATCGGGTGCAGTGGATGCGTGGCCCGGCCGAGCAGCTTCCGTTTGACGACGGCGCTCTCGATGCCGTCGTGACGACCTCGGCCTTCCACTTCTTCGACCAGCCGGCGGCATTGCGTGAGTTCCATCGGGTGCTGGCCCCCGGCGGCCTGGTGGCCGTCTCGGCGCTGAGTACTCGCCAAGCGCGGCTGCAGTCCTCCGCGGACTCTCGGTGGAAGCCGCAACACAATGCGTCCGCGCCCGAGATGCGGACGTTGTTCGAAAACGCCGGGTTCGTGATCACCGATCAACACCGGATCCCGCGACCGGTGTGGACGGCCCTCGTGTCCGACCTGTTGACTGTCGGCACGAAAAGTTGAGTGCAGCGCCGGGCTGAAAACCGCTCGGCGCCAACGCGTAACCGACGACGCCCGCTTCGCCAATAGGCGAAGCGGGCGTCTTGTCAGCTATCGATCACAGCGGGATCCACACTCCGAAGAGCCAGAATCCCCACTGGTTGAAACCGGGATCCCACATTGGGGTTTCCTGGTAGCCCCAGTAGTTGATCGGGCCGTAGTCCCAGCGCCCACCGGGCGGGGGAAGCGGTCGATCCCATGCCGGCCGCGGCGGCTCGCCCGCGCCCCAGGGTCCGGGTCCGTCGCCCCACGGGGCGCCATGGAAGTAGCCGCGCTGAGCGTCGCCATGCCACGGGCCACCGGGGTGAGGATCGGGTCCACCGAATCCGCCCGGAGCACCGGGGTGATTGCCGGGGCCGCCAGGCCCGCCGGGGTGGTCGCCGGGGCCACCCGGGCCACCGGGGTGGTCGGGATGATCACCGGGGCCGCCAGGACCACCGGGGTGATCACCGGGGCCGCCAGGACCACCGGGGCCGCCAGGGCCGCCGGGGTGGTCACCGGGGCCGCCAGGACCACCGGGGTGATCACCGGGGCCACCCGGACCACCGGGGCCGCCCGGACCGCCCGGGTGATCACCGGGGCCACCAGGACCACCAGGACCGCCAGGGCCGCCCGGATCGTTGGGACCGGTGGGCGCGTGGCCACCGCCAGGCGCCGCGGGCGCGCCATGATCACCCGGAGGCTGTGGCGCCCCGGGAGCAGCGCTGGCAAACCCGGCGCCCATTCCCAGCGCCGCAGCGCTGAGCGCTCCGGCGACGGTCACCCCTCCGACAAGTTGCTTCAACTTCATGTTGCTTCACCTATCCACTAGGGATTTTGCAAGGAAGTTCCTTGGAACACCCCCCGTTACACCCCCCGACGCTAAATAGCCTTCCTATGGACTAGCTGTGACTCGCCCATGCAGAACTTCTGGCTGGGCGCCCGACCCCGGTGGTTTGCCACACATCTCCGCCGCGGCGCAGCGGCTGCCGCGCCCGTTGACACCAGGCATTTTGACCCCGGATCGAGGCGTTTTTCAGCCGGCGCGAGGGACGGTTTGGGAAGGCTATGTTGGCTAGTCGAGCAGGGTTTTCCTTTATATGGTTGCGGCCGTGTTGAGTGCCCCACATCCACACGAACCCCACGTTGGTTCGGTGTCGTCGAAGCTGAATTGGCTGCGCGCGGGCGTCCTGGGCGCCAATGACGGAATCGTTTCCACCGCGGGCATCGTCGTCGGGGTCGCGGCGGCCACCGCCGAACGCGCCCCCATATTGACCGCCGGCAGCGCCGGACTGGTCGCGGGTGCGGTGTCGATGGCGCTGGGCGAATACGTCTCCGTCAGCACCCAGCGCGACACCGAGAAGGCGATGTTGAGTCAGGAACGCCGCGAACTGCGCGAAGATCCCGTCGCCGAACTGGATGAGCTCGCCACGTTGTACGAGGCGAAGGGTCTGACGCCGGCGACCGCGCGCACCGTGGCCGAGGAACTCACCGACCACAACCCGCTGCTCGCCCACGCCGAGGTCGAATTGGGAATCAACCCCGAGGAGCTGACGAACCCCCGGCATGCGGCATCCTCGTCAGCGCTCTCATTTGCGATTGGTGCCCTGTTGCCGTTGGTCGCGATTTTGGTTCCGCCCACGACGTGGCGGGTTCCGGTTACCGTCACCGCGGTACTGATCGCGCTGGTGATCACCGGTGCGGTCTCGGCCGGTCTGGGCGGAGCGCCGAAGGGCCGCGCGGTGCTGCGCAACGCCATTGGCGGCAGTCTTGCGTTGGCGGTCACGTACGTGATCGGTCATCTGGTGGGTGCCGCACTCGGCTGACCGCCGGAGCTTAGGGGCGGTGCGGTGCGGTGCGCGTCCAGCGACTGGAAGCGCAACTGTAACATCGACAGTTGCGGTCCTCAGCAGAGCCCGCGTATCCCATCACGCGGAGGGTCATGCAGTGGCCGAGCCCAACATCGTGCCGGACGAAGCCCAATGGGCGGGATCGGTGCCGTACTTTGAGCGCGACGAAAAATACTTTGTGCCAACCAAAATCGCGCGCGGCGGATGGGGCCCATCGCTCAGCGGCCATGTTGTCGGCGGACTCTTGGCGTGGGCGGTCGAGGAAGCGGCTCAGGATCCGCAACTGCAACCGGCGCGGTTGACCGTCGATCTGCCCCGGCCAACGGCGTTGGCGCCGCTCGAGGTGCATACGCAGGTGCGACAGGACCGACGTCGGTTGCGGCTGGTCGAGACCGTGATCGTCCAGGACGGAGCTCCGGTGTCGCAGGCGAGCGCATTGTTTCTGCGGCGCGGCGCGCAGCCCGAGGGGCACGTCTGGTCACCACCGGTGCAGATGCCCCCGATCCCGCTGGACGAGGCCTACTCGACGCTGTTCATGCGAACCTACGGCTGGGGCGCCGATGTGCAGAACCCCGATCCGGACTGGCCCCAGGCCGACGGCCCGAAGTACACGTGGATACACGAGACGCGCCCCTTGATCGACGACGAACCGCTCACCGCCTTCACCCGCGTGGCGATGGCCGGTGACATCACGGCCTCGATTGCCAACTGGGGCACCAACTCCCTGCAGTTCATCAATGTCGACTACACGCTCACGCTCAGCCGACTGCCCGAGGGCGACCACATCGGGCTCGCCTCGCTGACGCATCACAGTCACGACGGGGTTGCTAGCGGCTCGGCGGTCCTGGTGGACGCGAAGGGCCCGATCGGCACCGGCGTGTCCGTGGCGATCGCGCACTCGGGATTTCGTCCGCCCGCCACGGATCCATCAGCCGGGTGAGGTCGATAGGTAGGCACGGTGACCACTGGGCACCGAATTCGTTGTGGCGTATGACTTTTGGCGCGAGACCGTCGGGTAGCGGCGGCGCCTTCAGGTACGCGCGAGGCTTTTAGGTGACTGACGTCCGCTCAAACTTGATAGCGCATGCGCGGGCAAGTTTCACGACGCCAGCATGGCGGCAGCCCGGACGCCTACAGCCCCTTGGGCGCATCGCGCACGGCCTGCACCGCGGCGGCGTCGCCGTCGAATTCGACCTGCGCCTGTCGCCCCACCGCGAACAGCAGTAGCTCCTCGGGCGCCCCGGTCACCGTCACCGCCGGCCCCTGACCGGCGGTGAGCACCGTCTTGCCCTCCGGCGTGCGCAACGCCACCCGGCCGGGCACCTTGGCGAGGGTGAGCCGCGCCATCAACGGCAGGGTGCGCCGCAGCATCTTGCCCAGGTCGGGTTCCAGGGAGCGCGGCTGCCAGCCCATCTGCGCGCGGCGCACATCCTCGTGGTGGATGAACATCTCGGCAACATTGGCCACCGGGTCGAGCAATTTGAGCGGCGAGTAGACCGGCGGTCCGGCGGCGAGCTTGCCGACGAGCTCGTCCCAGTCGTTCTGCTCGGCCACCTCGTTCTGCACCTTCTCCGTATGGGAGGCCAAGAAAGGGATCACGATGCCGGCCACGGCGTCGAGACGGTACTCACGGATCACCAGATGGGCGGCCAGGTCCCGCGTCTTCCATCCCTCGCACAGGGTGGGCGCATCTGGCCCGACGCCGCGCATCGTTTCGACAAGGGCGGCACGTTCGCGTTGGGCAACGGTCATGGGTTCAGGGTAGGACCAGCCCCTCGTCGTGGGCCATCCGCTTCTCGGTAAATTTGAATCGTCGTGTCGTCGAAGGGAATGTCATGAATGCACGTGTCGAGCAGTTGGAATTCCAGGCGGAGGCCCGGCAGCTGCTGGATTTGATGGTTCATTCGGTCTACTCCAACAAGGATTCGTTTCTGCGGGAGCTGATCTCGAACGCCTCCGACGCGCTGGACAAGTTGCGGCTAGAGGCGTTTCGCAACAAGGACCTCGACGTCGACACCTCCGACCTGCACATCGAGATCGACGTGGACAAGGATGCGCGCACCCTGACCATCCGCGACAACGGCATCGGGATGACCCGCGCCGAAGTGGTGGACCTGATCGGCACACTGGCCAAGTCGGGCACCGCCGAGCTGCGCAAGCAGCTGCGCGAGGCAAAGAATGAAGCCGCCTCCGAGGAACTCATCGGCCAGTTCGGCATCGGTTTCTATTCGAGCTTCATGGTCGCCGACAAGGTCGAACTGCTCACCCGCAAGGCAGGGGAGAGCGAAGCCACCAAATGGGAATCGAGCGGCGAGGGCACCTACACCATCGAGTCGGTCGAGGGTGCTGGGCAGGGCACGTCGGTCATCCTGCACCTCAAGCCCGAAGACGCCGAGGATGAGCTGCACGACTACACCGCTGACTTCAAGATCAGGAGCCTGGTCAAGAAATACTCCGACTTCATCGCCTGGCCCATCCGGATGGAGGTCGAGCGGCGGATCCAGGTTCCGGTGGAGGAGGGCTCCGAGGAGACCCGCGAAGAGGTCGTCATCGATACCGAGACCCTCAACTCGATGAAGGCCCTGTGGGCCCGGCCCAAAGAAGAGGTCTCCGAGGAGGAGTACAAGGAGTTCTACAAGCACATCGGGCACGCCTGGGACGATCCGCTCGAGGTCATCGCGATGCGGGCCGAAGGCACCTTCGAGTACCAGGCATTGCTGTTCATTCCGTCGCACGCCCCGTTCGACCTGTTCAACCGCGACGCCCAGACCGGGATCCAGCTGTACGTCAAGCGGGTGTTCATCATGGGCGACTGCGACGAGCTCATGCCGGAATACCTGCGCTTCGTCAAGGGCGTCGTTGACGCGCAGGACATGTCGCTCAACGTGTCGCGCGAGATCCTGCAACAGGATCGACAGATCAAGGCCATCCGGCGGCGGTTGACCAAGAAGGTGCTCTCGACGATCAAGGATCTGCAATCCGAGCGCCCGGAGGACTACCGCACCTTCTGGACCCAATTCGGCCGGGTCGTCAAGGAAGGCCTGCTGTCGGACTTCGACAACCAGGAGACGCTGCTGCAGATCTCCTCATTCGCCTCGACACACAGCGAGGAGGAGGCCACCACCCTCGCCCAATACGTCGAGCGCATGAAGGAGGGCCAGACGCAGATCTTCTACGCCACGGGGGAGTCGCGTCAGCAGATCCTGAAGTCGCCGCACCTCGAGGCGTTCAAGGCCAAGGGCTACGAGGTGCTCCTGCTCACCGACCCGGTCGACGAGGTCTGGGTGGGGACCGTGACGGAGTTCGACGGCAAGCCGCTGCAGTCCATCGCCAAGGGCGAGGTCGACCTCAGCGCCGACGACGACGAGAGCGAGGCCGAGCGCGAGGAGCAGCAGAAGGAATTCGCCGACCTGCTTACCTGGCTGAAGGAGACCTTGACCGACCACGTCAAGGAAGTTCGGCTGTCCACCCGCCTGACGGACTCACCCGCGTGCCTGATCACCGACGCCTTCGGGATCACACCGGCGCTCGCGCGCATGTACCGCGCTTCCGGGCAGGACATTCCGGTGGGCAAGCGGATCCTCGAACTCAATCCCAACCACCCGCTCGTCACCGGCCTGCGCCAGGCGCACCAGGACCGCAGCGACGACCCCTCGGTCGCGGAGACCGCGGAATTGCTCTACGGCACAGCGCTTCTTGCCGAAGGCGGCGCGCTCGACGATCCGGCCAGGTTTGCCGAGATGCTCGCCGATCGGCTGGCCCGCACGGTGTAACCCGGCGTTTACCGGCAAATAGGCGATTTTCGGGATTGAAAACTCGCTGGCAGGGATACTTAGATCCCATGCCTGAGTTTCGCGTTATCGACCCACGTGGCCGGGTCGTCGCGACGAAGAATTATGTTAGCGCAGAGGCCGCGTACGCCTGGTTCGTCAACTCGGTTGGCGGCAATACCGAGCTGGGTTGGCGCATGGAGGTCAACGACGACGGGCAATGGGCATTCTTCGATGACACCGAGGGCTTCACCGCGCCGGTGAGCCACCGGCCAGAAAGGCGCTGATTCGCCCCGCCCAGCCGGATCGGCTCAGAGGCGCTAGTTTGATCTGGTGTTGGAGCCGCCGAAGCTCGCAAAACATCGCACACCGCTCAACCGTTCCCAGATCGCCGGTTTCTGGGGCGCATGGACGGGCTGGACGCTCGATGGGATGGATTCGTTCATCTACGCGCTGGTGCTCACGCCGGCGCTCACCGAACTGCTGCCGCGTTCGGGCTTCGCCGCAACACAGGCCCATGTCGGCCTGGCGGGATCGATCCTGTTTGCCCTGTTTCTGGTGGGTTGGGGCTTGTCCTTCATCTGGGGGCCGATCGCCGACCGGTTCGGGCGGACCAAGGTGCTGGCCGCGACGATCTTCACCTTCGC
This window harbors:
- a CDS encoding STAS domain-containing protein; the encoded protein is MTTPLTLDTARGNDGKFMLVAAGEIDLSNIDAFNLALASAATEASGGDRALLVDLSAVEYLDSAAINTLAANADRIELVAHPILMSVLRISGLTELTTVEAAPPPAGGAAPKTSTSE
- a CDS encoding nitroreductase family deazaflavin-dependent oxidoreductase; translated protein: MADDALSSEREFNEQNIEEFRRNGGKVGGQFEGFPLLLLTSTGARSGAQRVNPVAYFDIDDKIYVVGSAAGRDNNPAWVHNIRANPRVSIEIGSEPAKPATARELPRDERDSIYPVVVERAPGFSEYQQRTDRLIPVFELVTD
- a CDS encoding SAM-dependent methyltransferase; the encoded protein is MPRTDNDTWDLATSVGATATMVAAARAIATNADNPLIEDRFAEPLVRAVGVNFFTRWVSGDLVAADVDDHESGWKLEHMPAAMAARTRFFDSFFQAATQDGIRQAVILASGLDARAYRLAWPADMTVFEIDQPQVIEFKAATLVQLGAAPQAELRTVAVDLRNDWPKALVEAGFEKSRPTAWIAEGLFGYLPPEAQDRLLDNITALSADGSRLACEAIPDMSEVDTEKAQEMMQRATAKWREHGFDLEFGELGYQGERNDVAAYLDNLGWQSDGTRMAELLADSGVDAIPQTNDSVSVADTIYYSSVLSK
- a CDS encoding class I SAM-dependent methyltransferase yields the protein MTAPQRRGLNEAVTRMWSFLAPAYDLPFLQRWVYRPPHNEVIAQLRNHGARKIADIACGTGILSDRIQRELQPDEIYGVDMSDGMLGQARARSDRVQWMRGPAEQLPFDDGALDAVVTTSAFHFFDQPAALREFHRVLAPGGLVAVSALSTRQARLQSSADSRWKPQHNASAPEMRTLFENAGFVITDQHRIPRPVWTALVSDLLTVGTKS
- a CDS encoding chitin-binding protein, whose translation is MKLKQLVGGVTVAGALSAAALGMGAGFASAAPGAPQPPGDHGAPAAPGGGHAPTGPNDPGGPGGPGGPGGPGDHPGGPGGPGGPGGPGDHPGGPGGPGDHPGGPGGPGGPGGPGDHPGGPGGPGDHPDHPGGPGGPGDHPGGPGGPGNHPGAPGGFGGPDPHPGGPWHGDAQRGYFHGAPWGDGPGPWGAGEPPRPAWDRPLPPPGGRWDYGPINYWGYQETPMWDPGFNQWGFWLFGVWIPL
- a CDS encoding VIT1/CCC1 transporter family protein, whose product is MLSAPHPHEPHVGSVSSKLNWLRAGVLGANDGIVSTAGIVVGVAAATAERAPILTAGSAGLVAGAVSMALGEYVSVSTQRDTEKAMLSQERRELREDPVAELDELATLYEAKGLTPATARTVAEELTDHNPLLAHAEVELGINPEELTNPRHAASSSALSFAIGALLPLVAILVPPTTWRVPVTVTAVLIALVITGAVSAGLGGAPKGRAVLRNAIGGSLALAVTYVIGHLVGAALG
- a CDS encoding thioesterase family protein; amino-acid sequence: MAEPNIVPDEAQWAGSVPYFERDEKYFVPTKIARGGWGPSLSGHVVGGLLAWAVEEAAQDPQLQPARLTVDLPRPTALAPLEVHTQVRQDRRRLRLVETVIVQDGAPVSQASALFLRRGAQPEGHVWSPPVQMPPIPLDEAYSTLFMRTYGWGADVQNPDPDWPQADGPKYTWIHETRPLIDDEPLTAFTRVAMAGDITASIANWGTNSLQFINVDYTLTLSRLPEGDHIGLASLTHHSHDGVASGSAVLVDAKGPIGTGVSVAIAHSGFRPPATDPSAG
- a CDS encoding TIGR03085 family metal-binding protein gives rise to the protein MTVAQRERAALVETMRGVGPDAPTLCEGWKTRDLAAHLVIREYRLDAVAGIVIPFLASHTEKVQNEVAEQNDWDELVGKLAAGPPVYSPLKLLDPVANVAEMFIHHEDVRRAQMGWQPRSLEPDLGKMLRRTLPLMARLTLAKVPGRVALRTPEGKTVLTAGQGPAVTVTGAPEELLLFAVGRQAQVEFDGDAAAVQAVRDAPKGL
- the htpG gene encoding molecular chaperone HtpG, whose protein sequence is MNARVEQLEFQAEARQLLDLMVHSVYSNKDSFLRELISNASDALDKLRLEAFRNKDLDVDTSDLHIEIDVDKDARTLTIRDNGIGMTRAEVVDLIGTLAKSGTAELRKQLREAKNEAASEELIGQFGIGFYSSFMVADKVELLTRKAGESEATKWESSGEGTYTIESVEGAGQGTSVILHLKPEDAEDELHDYTADFKIRSLVKKYSDFIAWPIRMEVERRIQVPVEEGSEETREEVVIDTETLNSMKALWARPKEEVSEEEYKEFYKHIGHAWDDPLEVIAMRAEGTFEYQALLFIPSHAPFDLFNRDAQTGIQLYVKRVFIMGDCDELMPEYLRFVKGVVDAQDMSLNVSREILQQDRQIKAIRRRLTKKVLSTIKDLQSERPEDYRTFWTQFGRVVKEGLLSDFDNQETLLQISSFASTHSEEEATTLAQYVERMKEGQTQIFYATGESRQQILKSPHLEAFKAKGYEVLLLTDPVDEVWVGTVTEFDGKPLQSIAKGEVDLSADDDESEAEREEQQKEFADLLTWLKETLTDHVKEVRLSTRLTDSPACLITDAFGITPALARMYRASGQDIPVGKRILELNPNHPLVTGLRQAHQDRSDDPSVAETAELLYGTALLAEGGALDDPARFAEMLADRLARTV